The following proteins are encoded in a genomic region of Candidatus Dormiibacterota bacterium:
- a CDS encoding glycosyltransferase — protein sequence MAGLRILITNHSLAARGGSETYVRDLAVGLVRRGHTPIAYSTRLGDMAAELRAATVPVIDDLGLLGAPPDLIHGQHHLEAMTALLRFPRVPAVFVCHGWLPWEEAPPRFPRILRYVAVDWTCRDRLLFEHGIPEETIRVLLNAVDLERFAARGPLPDRPRRALVLSNNASERTYLGAVREACARTGLELQIVGRAAGSESDRPEAAIRRADIVFAKGRSAIEALSVGAAVILCDAVGAGPLVTTRNLEHLRPLNFGVRALRDRIDPDILAERVGAYDAADAAEVSRRVRAKAGHEDLMDEILELYREILEEYRDGAPEPPASEARAVSDYLRFLSAPLENHVRRQRRRLAPGPRVRERLLRLIGGGRVPR from the coding sequence ATGGCGGGCCTGCGAATCCTCATCACGAATCATAGCCTGGCCGCCCGCGGCGGGTCGGAGACGTACGTGCGCGACCTGGCGGTGGGGCTCGTGCGGCGCGGCCACACGCCTATCGCCTACAGCACGCGTCTGGGGGACATGGCCGCCGAGCTGCGCGCCGCGACGGTGCCGGTGATCGACGATCTGGGCCTGCTCGGCGCTCCGCCCGACCTGATCCACGGCCAGCATCACCTGGAGGCGATGACCGCGCTGCTGCGCTTCCCGCGCGTCCCGGCGGTGTTCGTCTGCCACGGCTGGCTCCCCTGGGAGGAGGCGCCGCCACGCTTCCCGCGCATCCTGCGATACGTCGCGGTCGACTGGACCTGCCGCGACCGTCTGCTGTTCGAGCACGGCATTCCGGAGGAGACGATCCGCGTTCTGCTCAATGCGGTCGATCTCGAGCGCTTCGCGGCGCGCGGCCCGCTCCCCGATCGACCGCGACGGGCGCTGGTCCTGAGCAACAACGCCTCGGAGCGCACCTACCTCGGCGCGGTGCGCGAGGCCTGCGCGCGAACAGGACTCGAACTCCAGATCGTCGGCCGGGCGGCGGGATCGGAGAGCGACCGGCCCGAAGCGGCGATCCGCCGGGCCGACATCGTGTTCGCCAAGGGACGGTCGGCGATCGAGGCCCTGTCGGTCGGGGCGGCGGTCATCCTGTGCGACGCGGTAGGCGCCGGGCCTCTGGTGACGACCCGGAATCTCGAGCACCTCCGCCCTCTGAATTTCGGCGTGAGGGCGCTGCGGGACCGGATCGATCCGGACATCCTCGCGGAGCGCGTTGGGGCCTACGACGCCGCCGATGCCGCCGAGGTGTCGCGCCGCGTTCGCGCGAAGGCCGGACACGAGGATCTCATGGACGAGATCCTCGAGCTCTACCGGGAGATCCTGGAAGAGTACCGGGACGGCGCGCCCGAACCACCCGCTTCGGAGGCACGGGCGGTCTCGGACTATCTCCGGTTCCTGTCGGCGCCGCTCGAGAACCACGTGCGTCGCCAGCGACGCCGTCTTGCCCCTGGCCCGCGCGTGCGTGAACGGCTCCTGCGCCTCATCGGGGGCGGCAGAGTCCCGCGTTAG